Proteins encoded by one window of Nocardioides euryhalodurans:
- a CDS encoding class I SAM-dependent methyltransferase — protein sequence MIGKGEEGDHLRLDSEKVSKFFERRAARIPELGATRAVIYQDRHPDLAEKRDAYERRVLTPRLELDGSQRLLDVGCGTGRWTSTISSKVASYHGIDFAPGLVEHAAAEHGQPPRVRFSVADASDFSLDSLGEHEPFDRVLVSGVFIYLNDDGLDSALRCIAGATVDGALVLLREPVAQGDRLTLVDHHSEELDADYHAVYRTRAELLGAIEAAGGVPGFTLRGHGYVYDDPDLNNRRETQQEWFLLSTGTGAA from the coding sequence GTGATCGGGAAGGGCGAGGAGGGTGACCACCTCAGGCTCGACTCCGAGAAGGTCAGCAAGTTCTTCGAACGACGGGCAGCGCGGATCCCTGAGCTCGGCGCGACCCGTGCCGTCATCTACCAGGATCGGCACCCGGACCTGGCCGAGAAGCGCGACGCCTACGAGCGGCGCGTGCTCACGCCCCGGCTGGAGCTCGACGGCAGCCAGCGGTTGCTCGACGTCGGATGTGGCACGGGGCGCTGGACGTCCACCATCTCCTCCAAGGTCGCGTCCTACCACGGCATCGACTTCGCCCCCGGACTGGTCGAGCACGCGGCGGCCGAGCACGGGCAGCCGCCGCGCGTCCGCTTCTCGGTCGCGGACGCGTCGGACTTCTCGCTCGATTCGCTGGGCGAGCACGAACCCTTCGACCGGGTCCTGGTGTCAGGGGTGTTCATCTACCTCAACGACGACGGTCTGGACTCCGCACTGCGCTGCATCGCGGGTGCAACCGTGGACGGCGCCCTCGTCCTGCTTCGGGAGCCGGTGGCGCAGGGCGACCGACTCACCCTCGTGGACCACCACTCCGAAGAGCTGGACGCCGACTACCACGCGGTCTACCGCACTCGTGCCGAGCTGCTCGGGGCCATCGAGGCCGCTGGTGGGGTCCCCGGCTTCACGCTCAGGGGCCACGGCTACGTCTACGACGACCCGGATCTCAACAACCGCCGCGAGACGCAGCAGGAGTGGTTCCTGCTGAGCACCGGAACGGGAGCGGCATGA
- a CDS encoding HAD-IB family phosphatase: MTRTAYCFDLDGTLSAMEILPAIAAEIGFSEEVETLTRVTMDGHLSFAQSLRLRALLLGAVPIERVHRVVADLPLDEHLEQFVTDRADSCFVVTGNLGVWLTPMLDRLACPMVASIASHRDGHLRVDHVLDKGEFVRGLPSRGFDRVIAVGDGANDVPMLREATYGVAFGGVHSPTRSAVEAADYVVHEGRDLCRLLAEL; this comes from the coding sequence ATGACCCGCACCGCGTACTGCTTCGACCTCGACGGCACACTCAGCGCGATGGAGATCCTCCCGGCGATCGCGGCGGAGATCGGCTTCTCCGAGGAGGTCGAGACGCTGACCCGCGTCACGATGGACGGGCATCTCTCCTTTGCACAGTCCCTCCGACTCCGCGCCCTGCTCCTCGGCGCGGTGCCGATCGAGCGCGTACACCGGGTGGTCGCGGACCTTCCCCTCGACGAGCACCTCGAACAGTTCGTCACCGACCGCGCCGATTCCTGCTTCGTGGTCACCGGGAACCTGGGGGTCTGGTTGACGCCGATGCTCGACCGGCTCGCGTGCCCGATGGTCGCCTCGATCGCGTCCCACCGGGACGGTCACCTGCGGGTCGACCACGTCCTGGACAAGGGGGAGTTCGTGCGCGGCCTGCCATCCCGCGGTTTCGACAGGGTGATCGCAGTCGGCGACGGTGCCAACGACGTTCCCATGTTGCGCGAGGCCACCTACGGTGTCGCCTTCGGAGGGGTCCACTCCCCCACCAGGTCCGCGGTGGAAGCCGCGGACTACGTCGTCCACGAGGGGAGGGACCTGTGTCGACTCTTGGCGGAGCTGTGA
- a CDS encoding glycosyltransferase family 2 protein translates to MNEPPGNCDVCVVVPMYNEAASVGAVVRDLRWSFSRIVCVDDGSSDDCARVAAEAGATVVRHPANLGQGAALQTGFTYALRDPEVAYLVTFDSDGQHRRVDAEAMVTTARNEGVDVVLGSRFLGEAEVEVPPLRRLVLRAATTFTRLSTGLDLTDTHNGLRVLSRRAVESMDLTLDGMAHASQLLSRIAQHRLSYVEAPVTIAYTDYSRSRGQSNVNALNIAFDLALERLRGQG, encoded by the coding sequence GTGAACGAGCCCCCCGGCAACTGCGACGTCTGCGTCGTGGTGCCGATGTACAACGAAGCCGCCAGCGTGGGGGCTGTCGTGCGCGACCTCCGCTGGTCGTTCTCACGCATCGTGTGCGTCGACGACGGCAGCAGCGACGACTGCGCCCGGGTGGCCGCCGAGGCGGGTGCGACCGTCGTGCGGCACCCGGCCAACCTCGGCCAGGGCGCTGCCCTGCAGACGGGCTTCACGTACGCGCTGCGCGACCCCGAGGTCGCCTACCTCGTCACCTTCGACTCCGACGGCCAGCACCGCCGGGTCGACGCCGAGGCGATGGTCACCACGGCTCGCAACGAGGGCGTCGACGTCGTGCTCGGCTCCCGCTTCCTCGGGGAAGCCGAGGTGGAGGTCCCCCCGCTGCGTCGCCTCGTGCTCCGGGCCGCCACCACGTTCACCCGCCTGAGCACCGGCCTCGACCTCACCGACACCCACAACGGCCTGCGGGTGCTGAGCCGCCGCGCGGTCGAGTCGATGGACCTCACGCTCGACGGCATGGCGCACGCCAGCCAGCTGCTCTCGAGGATCGCCCAGCACCGGCTGAGCTACGTCGAGGCGCCGGTCACGATCGCCTACACCGACTACTCGCGCTCGCGCGGCCAGTCCAACGTCAACGCACTGAACATCGCGTTCGACCTCGCCCTCGAGCGGCTCCGGGGACAGGGCTAG
- a CDS encoding cytochrome c oxidase assembly protein codes for MLITASGAGLDLPPFTFARGLSEWSLAPLPFLLTVWVAGLYLVGVATLRRRGDHWPVGRTVAFVVVGMGTFAFATMSGMAAYDTTLLSVHMVQHMLLTMLVPLALALGAPVTLALRTLPPRPRRWLLAVLHSRVARVLSFPPLTFALYVVSPWALYFSGWYLASLESPFVHELMHVHLVLVGALFFWPLMGIDPVPGRVGYPARMLLVVLTLPFHAFLGVTIMGQETLLGGYWYPSLADGPMGWWLPDPLDDQHLAGGILWGSGDLIGLVFFGVLFTQWVRSSMKEAKREDRRLDLLEARAAASRDGGDLERETGR; via the coding sequence GTGCTGATCACGGCCTCCGGAGCGGGACTCGACCTCCCCCCGTTCACGTTCGCACGAGGCCTCAGCGAGTGGAGTCTGGCCCCGTTGCCGTTCCTGCTGACGGTCTGGGTCGCCGGTCTCTACCTGGTCGGCGTGGCGACCCTGCGTCGGCGTGGCGACCACTGGCCGGTGGGTCGCACCGTCGCCTTCGTGGTGGTCGGGATGGGCACCTTCGCCTTCGCGACGATGTCGGGGATGGCGGCCTACGACACCACGCTGCTGAGCGTCCACATGGTCCAGCACATGCTGCTCACGATGCTGGTCCCGCTGGCGCTCGCGCTGGGCGCGCCGGTCACGCTCGCCCTGCGTACGCTCCCGCCACGACCGCGACGCTGGCTGCTCGCAGTGCTGCACTCCCGCGTCGCGCGCGTGCTGTCGTTCCCGCCGCTGACCTTCGCGCTGTACGTCGTCTCGCCGTGGGCGCTCTACTTCTCCGGCTGGTACCTCGCCTCGCTGGAGTCGCCGTTCGTCCACGAGCTGATGCACGTCCACCTGGTGCTGGTGGGGGCGCTGTTCTTCTGGCCGCTGATGGGCATCGACCCGGTCCCGGGGCGGGTGGGCTATCCGGCCCGGATGCTGCTGGTGGTGCTGACGCTGCCGTTCCACGCCTTCCTCGGCGTCACGATCATGGGCCAGGAGACCCTGTTGGGCGGCTACTGGTACCCCTCGCTGGCCGATGGCCCGATGGGCTGGTGGCTCCCCGACCCGCTCGACGACCAGCACCTCGCCGGCGGGATCCTGTGGGGGAGCGGCGACCTGATCGGGCTGGTCTTCTTCGGGGTGCTCTTCACCCAGTGGGTGCGCTCCTCGATGAAGGAGGCCAAGCGCGAGGACCGGCGGCTCGACCTGCTCGAGGCGCGCGCTGCCGCGTCCCGGGACGGGGGCGACCTCGAGCGGGAGACCGGCCGGTAG
- the trpD gene encoding anthranilate phosphoribosyltransferase: MSHSWPDVLTALVAGEDLTADQTAWAMARIVAGEATPAQVAGFAVALRAKGETAEELIGLTEAMFEVATPIRVEGRLLDVVGTGGDRSMSVNISTMAAVVAAGAGARVVKHGNRSASSASGSADVLEALGIRLDLPPERVAALADEVGITFCFAAAFHPGMRHTAVPRRELGIATTFNLLGPLANPTRPAAQAIGCADRRKAPVMAGVFAARGVDALVFRGDDGLDELTTTTTSAVWQVHAGEVTTSTVDPTELGLETVTAEALRGGDVAHNADVVRRLLDGERGPVRDAVLLNAGAALAVHDDPARPLAETLPHGLARAEQAVDSGAARDLLDRWVAASRG; this comes from the coding sequence ATGAGCCACAGCTGGCCTGACGTGCTCACCGCCCTCGTCGCCGGCGAGGACCTCACCGCCGACCAGACCGCCTGGGCGATGGCGCGGATCGTCGCGGGCGAGGCGACCCCGGCCCAGGTGGCCGGCTTCGCTGTCGCGCTGCGCGCGAAGGGCGAGACCGCCGAGGAGCTGATCGGCCTCACCGAGGCGATGTTCGAGGTCGCCACGCCGATCCGGGTCGAGGGACGGCTGCTCGACGTCGTCGGCACCGGCGGCGACCGCTCGATGTCGGTCAACATCTCCACCATGGCGGCCGTCGTCGCGGCGGGGGCGGGCGCACGGGTGGTCAAGCACGGCAACCGGTCGGCGTCCTCCGCCTCCGGTTCCGCCGACGTGCTCGAGGCCCTCGGGATCCGCCTCGACCTCCCGCCGGAACGGGTCGCGGCCCTCGCCGACGAGGTCGGCATCACCTTCTGCTTCGCGGCCGCCTTCCACCCCGGCATGCGTCACACGGCCGTCCCGCGGCGCGAGCTCGGCATCGCCACGACCTTCAACCTGCTCGGCCCGCTCGCCAACCCGACGCGGCCCGCGGCCCAGGCGATCGGCTGCGCCGACCGCCGCAAGGCTCCGGTCATGGCCGGGGTCTTCGCCGCCCGCGGCGTGGACGCGCTGGTCTTCCGGGGCGACGACGGCCTCGACGAGCTGACGACGACCACCACCTCTGCGGTGTGGCAGGTCCACGCCGGGGAGGTGACGACGTCGACCGTCGACCCGACCGAGCTCGGCCTCGAGACCGTCACGGCCGAGGCGCTGCGCGGTGGCGACGTGGCCCACAACGCCGACGTCGTACGACGGCTGCTCGACGGCGAGCGTGGTCCGGTCCGCGACGCCGTCCTGCTCAACGCCGGGGCGGCGCTGGCCGTCCACGACGACCCGGCCCGCCCGTTGGCCGAGACCCTGCCGCACGGGCTGGCCAGGGCCGAGCAGGCCGTGGACTCGGGGGCGGCCCGGGACCTGCTCGACCGCTGGGTCGCCGCCTCGCGAGGCTGA
- a CDS encoding NTP transferase domain-containing protein produces the protein MVEVGGRTILSRLIEEVERQTDRIHVVVGYREELIIQHCALHHRNVVLVRNPDFRTTQTIHSYRLGARGLPGPALFIDGDCLIAPGALGSFVEAARGHRSLVGLTPASSDHAVFAAVREGDRGTEVVGFDRATPEAQEWASVLITPADVLEGHENFVYEALAEHLPLPAATIELAEVDTTADLERAHVRAAQWWPAG, from the coding sequence ATGGTCGAGGTCGGTGGGCGGACCATCCTGTCCAGGCTGATCGAGGAGGTCGAGCGGCAGACCGACCGGATCCACGTCGTGGTGGGCTACCGCGAGGAGCTCATCATCCAGCACTGCGCACTGCACCACCGCAACGTCGTGCTCGTGCGCAACCCCGACTTCCGCACGACCCAGACGATCCACAGCTACCGTCTCGGCGCGCGCGGACTGCCCGGCCCCGCACTGTTCATCGATGGGGACTGCCTCATCGCCCCCGGAGCACTCGGGTCGTTCGTCGAGGCGGCACGAGGTCATCGCTCCCTCGTCGGGCTGACGCCCGCCTCCTCCGACCACGCTGTCTTCGCCGCCGTCCGCGAGGGCGACCGTGGCACGGAGGTCGTCGGCTTCGACCGTGCGACGCCGGAGGCGCAGGAGTGGGCGAGCGTCCTGATCACTCCCGCCGACGTCCTCGAAGGGCACGAGAACTTCGTGTACGAGGCGCTGGCCGAGCACCTGCCCCTCCCTGCCGCGACGATCGAGCTGGCCGAGGTGGACACGACCGCGGACCTCGAGCGCGCCCACGTACGAGCCGCCCAGTGGTGGCCAGCCGGCTGA
- a CDS encoding DUF2304 domain-containing protein encodes MTLIKLLLLAAIVVIGLLAFRGSRKALHKVLWRAYVVLVVIAAGLAVLFPDALTEVANALGIGRGADLLLYLLVVTFMLVSVVLFRRIGALERRYTALARTLAVQEALATRQESWAGDGADRTESSSGL; translated from the coding sequence ATGACGCTCATCAAGCTGCTGCTGCTCGCGGCCATCGTCGTCATCGGCCTCCTCGCGTTCCGTGGGAGCCGCAAGGCCCTCCACAAGGTGCTGTGGCGCGCCTACGTCGTGCTCGTCGTCATCGCCGCCGGCCTGGCCGTGCTCTTCCCCGACGCGCTCACGGAGGTCGCCAACGCGCTCGGCATCGGTCGTGGCGCCGACCTCCTCCTCTACCTGCTGGTCGTCACGTTCATGCTCGTGTCGGTCGTGCTGTTCCGGAGGATCGGCGCCCTCGAGCGCCGCTACACGGCCCTGGCTCGGACCCTGGCAGTCCAGGAGGCCCTCGCGACGCGTCAGGAGTCCTGGGCCGGCGACGGCGCTGACCGTACGGAGTCGTCCTCGGGCTTGTGA